From Nitrospirota bacterium, the proteins below share one genomic window:
- a CDS encoding ATP-binding protein — protein MPFNSLQEKDFIGRLQEQANLFKRVLLAEKGQARSAVLSGQRGIGKTELLKHLFGQLFWKQDRVVPFWYSVNPALLSVTDFSKNYLARFICQRLAFPKKDQALFYQDGISIDDLSLLVEEREAFWAKEILDQYMRCSGDPLDALRIALAAPHRSTLSTGMPVAVLIDDFQLIQGLHLAGVPDQRLASLFQEPMTHRKTPHIISGNMAELQEMPGVSGLERIQVYPLGPEATSSMVLSLLNEHEAEGSMPPLLIRHLGGNPYYLGCIVNRVCEKNNPGEKDFWNAYIQEIMEGTLAHSWSSVLKSFFLDLGQRRTALAITSKIYHTSEALSCQRIAKVFALTDSQAHAIVQALYLAGFIRGEFGTFRAMDDRVLRDIVDSLFMREILAKSAHDLEGHFIEALVPQKETAVYFEMTLPIARDAELIVAQSLEQIGKNLNINQEAIGQLQIAVIEACINAMEHGRGMDDKVYISITAEDDHLEVSIESAGQEFIIQETGEPYRDQEAAKTTGRGWGLKLIKRFVDQVKFEKTKYGTKIKLVKKIERSAGIHKEDTVNHE, from the coding sequence ATGCCATTCAATTCTCTTCAGGAAAAGGATTTTATCGGAAGACTGCAAGAGCAGGCCAACCTCTTCAAGAGGGTGCTTCTTGCGGAGAAGGGCCAGGCGCGCAGCGCTGTTCTCTCCGGTCAAAGGGGCATCGGGAAAACGGAACTGCTCAAGCATTTATTCGGGCAGCTATTCTGGAAGCAGGACCGGGTGGTCCCGTTCTGGTACTCGGTCAATCCAGCGCTGTTGTCGGTAACAGACTTTTCAAAGAACTATCTGGCCCGGTTTATCTGCCAGCGACTCGCTTTCCCAAAAAAAGATCAAGCACTTTTTTATCAGGACGGGATATCAATAGATGACCTGTCCCTTCTCGTGGAGGAGCGGGAGGCTTTCTGGGCAAAGGAAATTCTTGACCAGTATATGCGCTGCTCCGGAGATCCCCTCGATGCGCTTCGTATTGCACTTGCGGCGCCGCATCGCTCGACGCTTTCTACCGGAATGCCGGTAGCCGTTCTGATCGATGATTTTCAACTGATACAGGGGCTCCATCTTGCCGGTGTCCCTGATCAAAGACTGGCATCACTTTTTCAAGAACCGATGACGCACAGAAAAACGCCCCATATAATCTCGGGGAACATGGCCGAACTCCAGGAAATGCCCGGCGTGAGCGGATTGGAGCGGATTCAGGTGTATCCGCTTGGACCCGAGGCGACCTCGTCGATGGTTCTTTCTCTCCTGAACGAACATGAGGCCGAAGGCAGCATGCCTCCTCTTCTTATTCGTCATCTCGGCGGAAACCCTTATTATCTCGGGTGCATCGTCAACAGGGTGTGCGAGAAGAATAATCCCGGTGAAAAGGATTTCTGGAATGCCTACATTCAGGAGATCATGGAAGGAACACTCGCCCACTCCTGGTCATCGGTCTTGAAGAGCTTTTTCCTGGATCTGGGACAGAGGAGAACCGCCCTCGCAATAACCTCGAAGATCTATCATACCTCCGAGGCGCTTTCCTGCCAGCGGATCGCGAAGGTCTTTGCGCTGACGGACAGCCAGGCGCATGCCATTGTGCAAGCATTGTATCTCGCTGGATTTATTCGCGGTGAGTTTGGTACGTTCAGGGCAATGGACGATCGGGTGTTGCGTGACATTGTCGATAGTCTCTTCATGAGGGAGATCCTGGCAAAGTCCGCCCACGATCTGGAGGGGCACTTCATTGAAGCGTTGGTACCGCAAAAGGAAACGGCCGTGTATTTTGAAATGACCTTGCCGATTGCCAGAGATGCGGAGCTTATTGTTGCCCAGAGTCTGGAGCAGATCGGTAAAAATCTGAATATCAATCAGGAAGCCATAGGTCAGCTGCAAATAGCTGTTATCGAAGCCTGTATCAACGCCATGGAACACGGCAGGGGCATGGATGATAAAGTCTATATCAGCATTACCGCTGAAGATGACCATCTTGAGGTGTCGATAGAAAGTGCCGGACAGGAGTTCATCATTCAGGAAACGGGAGAACCTTACCGGGACCAGGAGGCCGCGAAAACAACAGGAAGGGGATGGGGTTTAAAATTAATTAAACGCTTTGTCGATCAAGTCAAGTTTGAAAAAACCAAGTACGGTACGAAGATAAAGCTTGTCAAAAAAATCGAGAGATCTGCAGGCATACACAAGGAGGATACCGTAAATCATGAGTAA
- a CDS encoding HD domain-containing protein, whose translation MSAGKLHLKRLLFSIASLVDLGQEATSSKDLSLKMKSALYVITGTFSVPAAALFVYHPQQRSLELLVEKGYKKRALQEITLSVLPQHIGRFTPNEPHSVHEMAKSSFYERNDKVFSQLNTKLFIPLFAKDEFVGAISLGKKLGRAAFRQSEKDVLRVVAHQMAITLYNAMLFLELTKKAVENKKLYESMRRIYHDTIQAFSAAIDAKDGYTKNHSYRVACYAVAIARELGWKKNEVEGIYVAGLLHDIGKIIIDTRVIKKGEGLTTPEINEIRRHPQISYDILSKINFPWRNIEQFVLHHHERMDGKGYPDALRAVELSEGEKILTLVDAFDAMTTDRPYRDKLGLDEAFREVMKCGGTQFDEQITKTFFNLLHKEMNGEVKKLQILPHLQQIDVTSFKDKGSGNGV comes from the coding sequence ATGTCCGCCGGGAAACTGCATCTCAAACGACTGTTGTTCAGTATTGCATCTCTGGTTGATCTCGGACAGGAGGCAACGTCCTCAAAGGACCTGTCGTTAAAAATGAAATCGGCACTCTACGTCATTACGGGAACGTTTTCCGTGCCGGCGGCGGCGTTGTTCGTTTATCATCCTCAGCAGAGAAGTCTCGAACTTCTCGTGGAAAAGGGTTATAAAAAGAGAGCGCTCCAGGAGATTACCTTATCTGTTTTGCCTCAGCATATTGGTCGTTTTACTCCAAACGAACCGCACTCCGTTCATGAGATGGCCAAGAGCTCATTTTACGAACGGAACGACAAGGTATTTTCGCAGCTGAATACAAAACTCTTCATTCCGCTCTTTGCAAAAGATGAGTTTGTCGGGGCTATTTCTCTCGGCAAAAAACTCGGTCGGGCCGCATTCCGTCAGAGCGAGAAAGACGTTCTCCGCGTTGTGGCGCATCAAATGGCGATAACGCTGTATAATGCGATGTTATTTTTAGAACTCACCAAAAAAGCCGTAGAAAACAAAAAACTCTATGAAAGCATGCGGCGCATTTACCATGATACCATCCAGGCATTTTCCGCCGCCATTGACGCCAAGGATGGGTATACCAAGAACCATTCCTACCGTGTGGCATGTTATGCTGTCGCCATCGCGCGGGAACTGGGATGGAAAAAGAACGAGGTGGAGGGTATCTATGTTGCCGGCCTGTTGCATGATATCGGGAAGATCATCATTGACACCAGGGTCATCAAAAAAGGAGAAGGGCTCACAACCCCGGAGATAAACGAGATCAGAAGACATCCTCAGATATCGTACGATATCCTTTCAAAAATAAACTTTCCGTGGAGAAATATTGAACAGTTTGTTCTGCATCATCATGAACGGATGGATGGGAAGGGATATCCCGATGCGCTCAGGGCAGTTGAGCTGAGCGAAGGAGAAAAGATCCTCACGCTCGTTGATGCCTTTGACGCTATGACAACGGACCGGCCGTATCGGGACAAACTGGGGCTCGATGAAGCATTTCGTGAAGTAATGAAATGCGGCGGCACGCAATTTGACGAGCAGATCACGAAGACGTTCTTCAATTTATTGCATAAAGAAATGAATGGAGAGGTTAAAAAACTGCAGATACTTCCGCATTTGCAGCAGATTGATGTAACCAGCTTCAAGGACAAAGGATCGGGCAACGGAGTGTGA
- a CDS encoding STAS domain-containing protein, with the protein MSNFSLSSRSERDIDVMMPKGYINNIGAERLESTSEKFIDKGSKKLVVNFSDVQFINTIGLSIFLSIVQNSLESNSMLCFTNMKKDHREMFEMAGLIKHVKVFKDEKDALDYLNGRS; encoded by the coding sequence ATGAGTAATTTTTCTCTGTCATCCAGATCAGAACGGGACATAGACGTCATGATGCCCAAAGGGTATATCAATAACATCGGGGCAGAACGTCTCGAATCGACGAGTGAAAAGTTTATCGACAAAGGATCGAAGAAGCTTGTTGTTAATTTTTCCGATGTTCAATTTATCAACACCATCGGCCTTTCAATATTTTTAAGCATTGTGCAGAATTCGCTGGAATCGAACAGTATGCTCTGTTTCACGAATATGAAAAAAGACCATCGCGAGATGTTCGAGATGGCGGGATTGATAAAGCATGTTAAAGTCTTTAAAGATGAGAAGGACGCTCTCGATTATCTGAACGGGAGATCCTAA
- a CDS encoding PEP-CTERM sorting domain-containing protein: MKKNLSAAIIMVMSIPSLALAGVATVPEPASMVLFGAGLVGVGIMKKVFKG; encoded by the coding sequence ATGAAGAAAAATCTATCGGCAGCGATAATTATGGTCATGAGTATCCCCTCACTGGCGTTAGCTGGTGTGGCTACAGTGCCTGAACCAGCATCGATGGTTCTTTTTGGCGCAGGTCTTGTTGGGGTGGGGATCATGAAAAAAGTATTTAAAGGCTAA
- a CDS encoding sigma-70 family RNA polymerase sigma factor has protein sequence MSERERPVDDLIGSDPYSEEREDSKNRDKQASTDSSSDGASEIPASKGLDAIKYYLKEIRKTPLLTFEQEQELAKKIEKGDQDARAKMIEANLRLVVAIGKKYINRGLQFSDIIEEGNLGLIRAVEKFQYQRGFKFSTYASWWIKQSIERAIVNQTRTIRLPVHIAEIVNSYMRSVRQLTQTLGRDPQIEEIAKKMKVTVDKVRSISQVVRETYSLDMLIGDQEEETLKDILQDTNSLSPASASEDIRRREHIDDWLQQLSVSERKVVELRFGLGDGDPKTLDSIGKEFGITRERVRQIETQALNKLRVITRRKKIDFEEML, from the coding sequence ATGAGTGAGAGGGAACGGCCGGTTGATGATCTGATAGGCTCAGATCCCTACAGCGAGGAACGCGAGGACAGTAAAAATAGAGATAAGCAGGCAAGTACGGACTCCTCGTCTGATGGCGCATCCGAGATCCCGGCATCGAAGGGCCTTGATGCCATAAAGTATTATCTCAAGGAAATCCGCAAGACACCCCTCTTAACGTTTGAGCAGGAACAGGAGCTTGCCAAGAAGATCGAGAAGGGCGACCAGGATGCCCGCGCCAAAATGATCGAGGCGAACCTCCGGCTCGTTGTGGCGATCGGAAAAAAATACATCAATCGGGGTTTGCAGTTCTCGGATATTATCGAAGAGGGAAATCTTGGCCTGATCCGGGCCGTGGAAAAGTTTCAGTACCAGCGCGGTTTCAAGTTCAGCACCTACGCTTCGTGGTGGATCAAACAATCCATTGAACGGGCGATCGTTAATCAAACACGAACTATTCGCCTGCCTGTCCATATCGCCGAGATCGTCAATTCCTACATGCGCTCGGTGCGCCAACTCACACAAACCCTGGGCCGCGATCCTCAAATAGAAGAAATTGCAAAAAAAATGAAGGTCACCGTCGATAAGGTACGGAGCATCTCACAGGTAGTGCGAGAGACCTACTCTCTGGACATGCTTATCGGCGATCAGGAGGAAGAAACGCTCAAGGACATCCTTCAGGACACCAACTCGCTGTCGCCGGCGAGTGCTTCAGAGGACATCCGCAGACGGGAACATATTGATGACTGGCTTCAGCAGCTTTCGGTGAGTGAACGGAAGGTCGTTGAACTGAGGTTTGGCCTGGGTGATGGCGATCCCAAAACGCTCGATAGTATCGGCAAGGAGTTTGGTATCACGCGTGAGCGGGTCCGGCAGATCGAGACCCAGGCGCTCAACAAACTGAGGGTCATCACGAGACGGAAAAAAATCGATTTTGAGGAAATGTTGTAG
- a CDS encoding Ig-like domain-containing protein, translating to MKKRFLVSHAVILAALAIVSCSSRHVAEKPDTTLPSIMAISPANGATAVDVATAVTCTFSEAMNASTINEATFLLERVTSTATTTIAGTVTYDALNNVATFTTISALEHNTLYTATITTVVTDAAGNAIAPSFSWSFTTIPAPGALDTSFGTGGMVTTALGSSADKAYAAYAATIQMDGKIVTAGYSILTMQPNSTTIIYYHYFTIARFQPIGALDTTFGFTQNGWSDDIVGTARAVAVQSDGKIVAAGDTGATEILTDVTTTLNRYNSTSDFLIARYNANGTLDPTFGPQSSGTVTCDMSYDFDVVRSLAIQTDGKIVVAGEGKNSGSNQSVSIVARFTQAGSLDASFNSNGKIVSTPSITSSAVVVKIQPTDGMIVVGGNMQDASGLKSLYLSRYDSNGAPDLSFNSGMATASPGTDPVLADIAILPDGKIIVAGTTNESTNADVFLMRFNANGTLDTTFGTDGTVISDDMMHGNEVAAGLVVQADGKIVVAATFQSVVGVILTTDFALFRYSADGVLDTTTFGNGFGMVTTDLSIGNDDSASDVQIQQDGKIVVVGTASNAIGMARYWP from the coding sequence ATGAAGAAACGATTTCTGGTCTCGCATGCAGTTATTCTTGCCGCTCTTGCGATCGTGTCGTGCAGCAGCAGGCATGTCGCTGAGAAACCAGACACGACATTGCCCTCCATTATGGCAATATCTCCCGCGAATGGCGCGACTGCCGTTGATGTTGCCACGGCGGTCACATGCACGTTCAGCGAGGCCATGAACGCATCGACGATCAATGAGGCGACGTTTCTGCTGGAACGCGTGACAAGCACTGCCACGACAACGATTGCCGGGACCGTGACGTATGATGCTTTGAACAACGTTGCAACATTCACGACGATTAGCGCACTGGAGCACAACACCCTCTATACAGCGACTATCACCACGGTTGTTACGGATGCTGCAGGGAACGCCATCGCCCCTTCTTTTTCATGGTCCTTTACCACGATTCCTGCCCCCGGCGCCCTTGATACATCTTTTGGAACGGGCGGAATGGTCACGACAGCGCTTGGTTCCTCTGCGGATAAAGCATATGCAGCATATGCAGCAACTATTCAAATGGACGGGAAGATAGTCACCGCGGGATATTCCATCTTGACTATGCAGCCGAACAGTACGACTATCATTTATTATCATTATTTCACGATCGCGCGATTTCAACCAATCGGTGCGCTCGATACGACGTTTGGCTTTACGCAGAATGGCTGGTCGGATGATATTGTCGGGACAGCCAGGGCTGTGGCAGTGCAGTCCGATGGAAAGATCGTGGCGGCCGGAGATACCGGCGCAACAGAAATCTTAACGGATGTCACAACAACCCTAAACAGATATAATTCGACCTCAGATTTTCTCATTGCGCGCTACAATGCAAACGGAACACTCGATCCAACATTTGGCCCTCAATCAAGCGGTACCGTAACGTGCGACATGAGTTATGATTTTGATGTGGTCCGTTCACTGGCAATTCAGACAGATGGGAAGATCGTCGTGGCCGGTGAGGGAAAAAACTCGGGTTCGAACCAGTCTGTCTCTATTGTTGCACGCTTCACTCAGGCTGGCTCATTGGACGCATCCTTCAATTCAAACGGTAAAATTGTATCGACGCCCTCTATAACATCTTCTGCGGTTGTTGTGAAAATACAACCAACCGACGGTATGATCGTGGTTGGAGGAAACATGCAAGACGCAAGCGGACTAAAATCATTATACCTCTCCCGCTACGATTCGAACGGCGCTCCGGACCTATCGTTCAACTCCGGGATGGCGACCGCATCTCCTGGTACGGATCCCGTTCTTGCCGATATCGCGATACTTCCGGATGGAAAGATCATCGTTGCCGGTACGACAAACGAGAGCACTAATGCTGACGTGTTTCTGATGAGATTCAATGCCAATGGCACGCTGGACACGACATTCGGCACGGACGGGACTGTCATCTCGGATGACATGATGCATGGCAATGAAGTGGCTGCGGGTCTTGTTGTACAGGCGGACGGAAAGATCGTTGTTGCGGCGACGTTCCAGTCAGTCGTGGGAGTTATATTGACCACAGATTTCGCTCTGTTCCGCTATAGCGCAGATGGCGTGCTTGACACGACGACGTTTGGAAATGGCTTTGGCATGGTCACAACCGACCTTAGCATTGGAAATGACGACTCTGCTTCCGATGTCCAGATCCAGCAGGACGGCAAGATCGTTGTTGTTGGAACGGCATCGAACGCTATTGGAATGGCCCGTTACTGGCCGTAG
- a CDS encoding diguanylate cyclase, with product MSAITEEQLKDLFTTETWQDQFTALSDSLGYSLSIYSPDGTLIFAPMNTPPFCQGFCLSSASFKSQCESYCHPIMMNTIAKGKPDVFKCYSKIMCFSFPIEYLDEHAVVVGHGSFSSFEDFRECMNILESSDIDTISITTPLTFTSAQQTWKVMGFVADSVGRLINNARETVTLKSKIESLKSIIGKWGASAEERPETLYQEMIDKLSSLLDIESIAILVFDRKQKNYVSLYSLSRSCGTTGAITINEHDTIVQELNSGKPFVLSAEPVKDPRADFLNGMGALYFFPIMVFKKLEGILRITDRVLKESDKQIIIAYCQQTSLSMENQRLHQDLDKKFDRFAEVSELTKTITHIRNYETLLQTILDKSADLLRAEQGSLMLLDHETEDLLVEAKKGNIERVMENLRINRGEGIAGRVAEFGEAILVENLENDPRVKHKNRQNYKTRSFVSVPLMIDDRIIGVLNLSDKTSGEVFNEEDLKLIQSFATHAAIVMERNVFFNRAEELKKLTITDPLTGLLNRRYLNERLKDELARSERYGHHLSLLMLDLDGFKYCNDTMGHLFGDKTLKDIAETLLNTVRSMDIVARYGGDEFMVILPETEETLAIDIAERLRSNVEKYAVLPRNAAGKGPHTLSSSIGIACYPGHGKTIELLLENVDKALYRAKNKGKNRIEVFS from the coding sequence GTGAGCGCGATTACTGAAGAACAGCTGAAAGATCTCTTCACGACCGAGACCTGGCAGGACCAATTCACCGCTCTTTCCGATAGCCTTGGATATTCTCTGAGCATCTATTCACCGGATGGGACGCTTATCTTCGCTCCAATGAATACTCCTCCCTTTTGCCAGGGGTTTTGCTTGTCTTCCGCATCATTCAAGTCGCAGTGTGAGTCATATTGTCATCCAATCATGATGAACACGATCGCGAAGGGGAAACCCGATGTCTTCAAGTGTTATTCAAAGATCATGTGCTTTTCTTTCCCTATCGAATACCTGGATGAACATGCAGTGGTAGTGGGTCATGGCTCGTTCTCTTCGTTCGAGGATTTTCGCGAATGCATGAATATCCTGGAGTCCAGCGATATCGACACGATTTCCATAACAACACCGCTCACCTTTACCAGCGCCCAGCAAACCTGGAAGGTCATGGGTTTTGTTGCCGACTCCGTGGGACGGCTTATCAATAATGCCCGGGAAACGGTTACGCTCAAGAGCAAGATCGAAAGCCTGAAAAGCATTATTGGAAAGTGGGGTGCTTCGGCAGAGGAACGGCCGGAAACGCTCTATCAAGAGATGATAGACAAGTTGTCCTCACTGCTCGACATCGAAAGCATTGCCATCCTTGTTTTTGACCGCAAACAGAAAAACTATGTCAGCCTCTATAGTCTATCGAGAAGCTGCGGGACGACCGGGGCCATTACCATCAACGAGCACGATACGATCGTGCAGGAACTCAACAGCGGAAAACCGTTTGTCCTTTCAGCAGAACCCGTAAAAGATCCCAGGGCTGACTTTCTGAACGGCATGGGTGCCCTGTATTTTTTCCCCATCATGGTTTTCAAAAAATTAGAAGGGATCCTGCGCATAACCGACAGGGTTCTCAAAGAGAGTGACAAACAGATCATTATAGCGTACTGCCAGCAGACGTCACTCTCCATGGAGAACCAGCGTCTGCACCAGGACCTCGATAAAAAATTTGACCGCTTTGCTGAAGTTTCGGAACTGACAAAGACAATAACGCACATTCGGAATTATGAAACATTGCTCCAGACGATCCTTGATAAATCCGCAGATCTGCTCAGGGCAGAGCAGGGGTCACTCATGCTTCTGGACCACGAGACCGAAGACCTTCTCGTGGAAGCGAAAAAAGGCAACATCGAAAGAGTGATGGAAAATCTCAGAATCAATCGGGGTGAAGGCATAGCCGGCAGGGTTGCCGAATTCGGCGAGGCCATCCTCGTTGAAAATCTTGAAAATGACCCGAGGGTCAAGCATAAAAACAGACAAAATTATAAAACGCGGTCATTCGTAAGCGTACCGCTCATGATCGATGATCGCATCATCGGCGTCCTCAATCTGTCGGACAAGACATCCGGCGAGGTTTTTAATGAAGAAGACTTGAAGCTCATCCAGTCCTTTGCGACCCATGCCGCTATCGTTATGGAGCGGAATGTGTTCTTCAATAGGGCGGAGGAGCTTAAAAAGTTGACAATAACCGATCCCTTGACCGGGCTTTTGAACCGAAGATATTTGAATGAACGGCTGAAGGATGAATTGGCACGGTCCGAACGGTATGGACACCACCTCAGTCTTCTCATGCTCGATCTTGACGGGTTCAAATATTGCAACGACACGATGGGGCATCTGTTCGGCGATAAGACACTCAAAGACATTGCTGAAACGTTGTTAAACACGGTGCGGTCAATGGACATTGTGGCACGGTACGGAGGAGATGAATTCATGGTGATCCTTCCCGAGACCGAGGAAACATTGGCGATCGATATCGCGGAACGATTGAGGAGCAATGTGGAGAAGTATGCGGTGCTTCCCCGGAACGCGGCAGGTAAGGGGCCGCATACGCTTTCATCCAGTATCGGCATCGCATGCTATCCCGGGCACGGGAAAACGATCGAACTTCTTCTCGAAAATGTTGACAAGGCGCTTTACCGCGCCAAGAACAAAGGGAAAAACAGGATAGAGGTGTTCTCATAA
- a CDS encoding PEP-CTERM sorting domain-containing protein, with translation MKKHFNLTLSALILVAALCMSPTAMATTINVDDWITLIAYNNLDNAGIMTYAVSESKDGFVSGSYDTFCIQEHVYIYPNTWYEVKGISNRVGTNGPLLKESVDYLFYRFASGEYADELNDNKINQADLQKTMWSLQVSGSYHGLIGTPWSLDLLNYNNYTYLQHSWGTQVLNIVDSSKRDVQNQLYHQVPEPATMLLLGFGLAGMAGLRRITKKF, from the coding sequence ATGAAAAAGCATTTTAATTTAACACTATCGGCGCTGATACTGGTAGCTGCACTGTGTATGTCACCGACAGCTATGGCGACTACAATAAACGTCGATGATTGGATTACGCTTATTGCTTATAACAATCTCGACAATGCCGGTATAATGACCTATGCGGTGTCAGAGAGCAAAGACGGATTCGTATCAGGTTCATATGACACATTTTGCATTCAGGAACATGTGTACATCTATCCAAATACGTGGTATGAAGTAAAGGGTATCTCAAACAGGGTAGGTACCAATGGCCCTCTTCTTAAAGAATCGGTTGATTACCTTTTTTATAGGTTCGCGAGTGGAGAATACGCTGATGAGTTAAATGACAACAAGATAAATCAGGCCGATCTGCAGAAGACAATGTGGAGTCTGCAGGTATCAGGTTCTTATCATGGATTAATCGGGACTCCTTGGTCCCTTGATCTGCTCAATTATAACAATTACACATATTTGCAACATTCCTGGGGAACTCAGGTGCTCAATATTGTCGATAGTAGCAAACGTGATGTTCAGAACCAGTTGTACCATCAAGTTCCTGAACCGGCAACCATGCTGCTTCTTGGATTTGGCCTGGCTGGTATGGCTGGCTTGAGGAGAATAACAAAGAAGTTCTAA